In the genome of Buchnera aphidicola (Artemisaphis artemisicola), one region contains:
- the thrA gene encoding bifunctional aspartate kinase/homoserine dehydrogenase I gives MKLLKFGGTSLANAEKFLYVASIIEKNMKTDQVATVLSAPANITNYLVTIIEKKIKHDEILETINITETIFIELINNLSNIQSNFPYQKIEKIIKKEFNNLKNIVHGIVLLKQCPDNIRANIISRGEILSVFIMKSILQSKNYNVTIINPVENFVSIGNNYLDCTVDIYKSKKRINNINFNKNSIILMAGFIAGNEDKELVVLGRNGSDYSAAVLAACLNANCCEIWTDVDGVFTCDPRKVPNAYLLKSLTYEEAMELSHFGAKVLHPRTIEPISQFNIPCFIKNAADIESIGTLICKKNNSEKNFLKGVTHLDEIIMFNISGYYIKNINNIISRIFTILSRHDIKILLITQSSAENKINFCILEYQYHMMVSLLNKEFQLELKDKLLNPFQITNNLSILSVIGSDIYIKHNIASKIFYALGTSKINVLAIAQGSSKHSISLVIKKENILQAVQNVHNVLFSNKKIIHVFLIGTGGIGSALINQILKQKQFLNKQNIEIRIIAIANSKKILFIKNKMSLSHWKDDFQNSSEKFNLKILNKIIKNNNFSNAVIIDCTSDQVLAEQYINFLHNDFHVVAANKKANTSEWAYYQNIRNAVFKTNKKFLYETNVGAGLPVIETLQNLFKTGDTLIRFKGILSGSLSFIFGKLEEGVLLSEATKEARELGFTEPNPFEDLSGIDVARKLLILARESGYHIELKDIAIEPLLPEIFKKYQNIDMFFLKLKELDSDFLKRINKARSIGNVLRFIATIEKNGKCFIKMEEVNVNDPLYKVKNGENALAFYTNYYQPIPLVLRGYGAGNNVTASGVFSDLLRTLS, from the coding sequence ATGAAATTATTAAAATTTGGCGGAACTTCATTAGCTAATGCAGAAAAGTTTCTATATGTAGCAAGTATTATAGAAAAAAACATGAAAACTGATCAAGTTGCAACAGTACTTTCTGCTCCTGCAAATATTACTAATTATTTAGTAACAATTATAGAAAAAAAAATTAAGCATGATGAAATTTTAGAAACCATAAATATTACAGAAACGATATTTATTGAATTAATAAATAATCTTTCTAATATACAATCTAATTTTCCTTATCAAAAAATAGAAAAAATTATTAAAAAAGAATTTAATAACTTAAAAAATATAGTGCATGGAATTGTATTATTAAAACAATGTCCAGATAATATTCGTGCTAACATAATTTCTCGTGGAGAAATACTTTCAGTTTTCATAATGAAAAGTATTTTACAATCTAAAAATTATAATGTTACTATTATTAATCCTGTAGAAAATTTTGTATCTATAGGAAATAATTATTTAGATTGTACTGTTGATATATATAAATCTAAAAAACGCATTAATAATATAAATTTTAATAAAAATTCTATTATCTTAATGGCTGGTTTTATTGCTGGAAATGAAGATAAAGAATTAGTAGTGTTAGGGAGAAATGGATCTGACTATTCTGCAGCAGTTCTAGCAGCATGTTTAAATGCAAATTGCTGTGAAATTTGGACCGACGTTGACGGAGTTTTTACATGTGATCCAAGAAAAGTTCCGAATGCTTATTTATTAAAATCACTAACATATGAAGAAGCAATGGAATTGTCTCATTTTGGAGCTAAAGTTTTACATCCTCGTACTATAGAGCCTATTTCTCAATTTAATATTCCATGTTTTATTAAAAATGCAGCTGATATTGAATCAATTGGAACATTAATATGCAAAAAAAATAATTCTGAAAAAAATTTTTTAAAAGGTGTTACTCATCTTGATGAAATAATCATGTTTAATATATCTGGATATTATATAAAAAATATAAACAATATAATTTCACGTATATTTACTATACTATCAAGACATGATATTAAGATATTATTGATAACTCAATCATCTGCAGAAAATAAAATTAATTTTTGTATTCTAGAATATCAATACCATATGATGGTATCTCTATTAAATAAAGAGTTTCAACTAGAGTTAAAAGATAAATTATTAAATCCTTTTCAAATCACGAATAATCTATCTATTTTATCGGTGATTGGGTCTGATATTTATATAAAACATAATATTGCATCAAAAATTTTTTATGCTTTAGGAACATCAAAAATTAATGTTCTTGCTATTGCACAAGGTTCTTCAAAACATTCTATTTCACTTGTTATTAAAAAAGAAAATATTTTACAAGCGGTTCAAAACGTTCATAATGTATTGTTTTCTAACAAAAAAATTATTCATGTTTTTTTAATAGGAACAGGCGGTATCGGAAGTGCGCTAATTAATCAAATATTAAAACAAAAACAATTTTTAAACAAACAAAATATAGAAATTAGAATCATTGCTATTGCCAATTCTAAAAAAATACTTTTTATAAAAAATAAAATGAGTTTATCTCATTGGAAGGATGATTTTCAAAATTCATCTGAAAAATTTAATTTAAAGATACTAAATAAAATAATAAAAAATAATAATTTTTCAAATGCAGTAATTATTGACTGTACATCTGATCAAGTATTAGCAGAACAATATATAAATTTTTTACACAATGATTTTCATGTTGTTGCTGCTAATAAAAAAGCTAATACTAGTGAATGGGCTTACTATCAAAATATTAGAAATGCTGTTTTTAAAACAAATAAAAAATTTCTCTACGAAACTAATGTTGGAGCTGGATTACCAGTTATAGAAACCCTTCAAAATCTATTTAAAACCGGTGATACCTTAATTCGTTTTAAAGGTATATTATCTGGTTCTTTATCTTTTATTTTTGGTAAACTAGAAGAAGGCGTTTTATTGTCAGAAGCTACTAAAGAAGCTAGAGAACTGGGTTTTACTGAACCAAATCCTTTTGAGGATTTATCCGGAATAGATGTAGCTAGAAAGTTGCTTATTTTAGCACGTGAATCTGGATATCATATAGAACTCAAAGATATCGCCATTGAACCCTTATTACCAGAAATTTTTAAAAAATATCAAAATATTGACATGTTTTTTTTAAAATTAAAAGAACTAGATTCAGATTTTTTAAAAAGAATTAACAAAGCACGTAGTATAGGAAATGTATTAAGATTTATTGCAACAATAGAAAAAAATGGAAAATGTTTTATAAAAATGGAAGAAGTAAATGTTAATGATCCATTATATAAAGTAAAAAACGGTGAAAATGCATTAGCGTTTTATACTAATTATTATCAACCAATTCCTCTTGTATTAAGAGGTTATGGTGCTGGAAATAATGTTACAGCGTCTGGAGTATTTTCCGACTTACTGCGTACACTATCATAA
- the hpt gene encoding hypoxanthine phosphoribosyltransferase, whose product MKHAIEVIISEEALNIRIRELGQEITQKYKNSKNKMILIALLRGSFIFIADLCRRINIQHEVDFMTTSSYGRGMISSGDVKIIKDLDVDIYDKNVLIVEDIIDSGQTLSKVLGILKLRNPKSLSICTLLDKPECREVNINVDFIGFSIYENFFIVGYGIDYAQSYRYLPYIGKVILKK is encoded by the coding sequence ATGAAGCATGCTATTGAAGTTATTATTTCTGAAGAAGCACTCAATATCCGTATTCGAGAATTAGGTCAAGAAATTACTCAAAAATATAAAAACAGTAAAAATAAAATGATATTAATTGCTCTATTACGTGGTTCTTTTATTTTTATAGCAGATTTATGTCGTAGAATTAATATTCAACATGAAGTAGATTTTATGACTACTTCTAGTTATGGACGTGGCATGATCTCTAGTGGAGATGTAAAAATTATAAAAGATTTAGATGTAGATATTTATGATAAAAACGTTTTAATTGTAGAAGATATTATTGATTCAGGACAAACTTTAAGCAAAGTATTAGGTATACTCAAATTAAGAAATCCAAAATCTTTGTCAATTTGTACTCTTTTAGATAAACCAGAATGTCGTGAAGTTAATATTAATGTTGATTTTATAGGATTTTCTATTTATGAAAATTTTTTTATAGTAGGTTATGGTATCGATTATGCTCAATCTTATCGTTATTTACCATATATAGGAAAGGTAATCTTAAAAAAATAA
- the panC gene encoding pantoate--beta-alanine ligase: MYIIKKVNILRKKITHIKKTNKKIGLIPTMGNLHYGHIKLILSAQKYTDIIIVSIFINPMQFNNSFDLKDYPKTFQEDCMILKKYNVDILFFPNIDDIYSNDIKNHTFVEVPKLSNILEGQSRPGHFRGVTTIVSKLFNLIQPDYSFFGEKDYQQLLIIKTLIKELNYMIKIISIPTVRLKNGLALSSRNNNLSIREIKVAPYLYKIIKKTCKKIITKDNHEIEKVINLSKNLLIKKGFSIDLFNIYDYKTLMTPTKKSKTIILLASAWLGKTRLIDNKKIFFR; encoded by the coding sequence GTGTATATAATTAAAAAAGTTAATATTTTAAGAAAAAAAATAACACATATTAAAAAAACAAATAAAAAAATAGGATTGATACCTACAATGGGAAATTTACATTATGGTCATATTAAATTAATTTTATCAGCTCAAAAATATACTGATATTATTATTGTAAGTATTTTTATTAATCCCATGCAATTTAATAATTCATTTGATTTAAAAGATTATCCTAAAACTTTTCAAGAAGATTGCATGATATTAAAAAAATATAATGTAGATATTCTTTTTTTTCCTAACATTGATGATATTTATTCAAATGATATAAAAAATCATACATTTGTTGAAGTCCCAAAACTATCTAATATTTTAGAAGGTCAATCAAGACCTGGACATTTTAGAGGTGTTACAACAATTGTTTCTAAACTATTTAATTTGATACAACCAGATTATTCTTTTTTTGGAGAAAAAGACTATCAACAACTTTTAATAATAAAAACACTCATAAAAGAGTTGAATTATATGATAAAAATAATTAGCATACCCACAGTACGATTAAAAAATGGACTAGCTTTAAGTTCCAGAAATAATAATTTAAGCATTCGTGAAATAAAAGTAGCACCTTATTTATATAAAATCATCAAAAAAACCTGCAAAAAAATAATTACAAAAGACAATCATGAAATAGAAAAAGTGATTAATTTATCTAAAAATTTATTAATAAAAAAAGGATTCTCTATTGATCTTTTTAATATATATGATTATAAAACACTTATGACTCCAACAAAAAAAAGTAAAACAATAATTCTTTTAGCATCTGCATGGTTAGGTAAAACCCGTTTAATTGATAATAAAAAAATTTTTTTTCGTTAA
- the panB gene encoding 3-methyl-2-oxobutanoate hydroxymethyltransferase yields MKCITISQLNNWKINQYKFAAITAYDFSFAKLFSNQGIPVILVGDSLGMTIQGNSSTLSVKIKDIEYHTKAVRKGAPNTFLISDLPFMSYYETKQALSNTAKIMRCGANMIKIEGGRWLTEIIKELSSRLILVCGHIGLTPQSFNYFSGYKIQGKNKHDANKLIDEAFVLEEAGIKMLVLECIPKKIAKKITENLSIPVIGIGAGKYTDGQILVMQDLLGITEENTPTFAKNFLAESNSIQEAVKKYIQEVQTNVFPNIKHSF; encoded by the coding sequence ATGAAATGCATTACTATTTCTCAGTTGAATAATTGGAAAATAAACCAATATAAATTTGCAGCTATTACAGCTTATGACTTTAGTTTTGCTAAATTATTTTCTAATCAAGGAATTCCAGTTATACTAGTAGGTGATTCTCTAGGAATGACTATACAAGGGAATAGTTCAACATTATCAGTAAAAATTAAAGATATTGAATATCATACAAAAGCTGTTAGAAAAGGAGCTCCAAATACTTTTTTAATATCTGATTTACCTTTTATGTCCTATTATGAAACTAAACAAGCTCTTAGTAATACAGCAAAAATTATGAGATGTGGTGCGAATATGATTAAAATAGAAGGTGGAAGATGGTTAACTGAAATTATTAAAGAATTATCTAGTAGATTAATATTAGTATGTGGGCATATAGGGTTAACACCACAATCTTTTAATTATTTTAGCGGTTATAAAATTCAAGGGAAAAACAAACATGACGCAAATAAATTAATAGATGAAGCATTTGTTTTAGAAGAAGCTGGAATTAAAATGCTTGTATTAGAATGTATTCCAAAAAAAATAGCAAAAAAAATAACAGAAAATTTATCTATTCCAGTTATTGGAATAGGTGCAGGAAAATATACTGATGGACAAATTCTTGTAATGCAAGATTTATTAGGAATAACAGAAGAAAATACTCCTACTTTCGCAAAAAACTTTCTTGCTGAAAGTAACAGTATTCAAGAAGCAGTTAAGAAATACATACAAGAAGTGCAAACAAATGTTTTTCCTAATATAAAACATAGTTTCTAA
- the dksA gene encoding RNA polymerase-binding protein DksA translates to MNKEKNKKTSSLNVLSIAGLKPYQKKIDEKYMNQNQMLHFHKILETWKNQLKNEINYTFLYMQEESTNFPDPIDRAAQEEEFSLELRNRDRSRKLIKKIEMTLKNIKEKKFGYCNSCNVEIGIRRLEARPTANLCIDCKTLAEIRKKQMTG, encoded by the coding sequence ATGAATAAAGAAAAAAATAAAAAAACTTCATCTTTAAATGTTCTTTCTATTGCAGGATTAAAACCTTATCAAAAAAAAATAGATGAAAAATATATGAATCAAAATCAAATGTTACATTTTCATAAAATACTTGAAACTTGGAAAAATCAATTAAAAAACGAAATTAACTATACCTTCCTTTATATGCAAGAAGAATCTACTAATTTTCCAGATCCTATTGATAGGGCAGCACAAGAAGAAGAATTTAGTTTAGAATTAAGAAATCGTGATCGTAGCCGAAAATTAATAAAAAAAATTGAAATGACATTAAAAAATATTAAAGAAAAAAAATTTGGTTATTGTAATTCTTGCAATGTTGAAATTGGTATTCGTCGTTTAGAAGCTCGACCTACAGCTAATCTTTGTATTGATTGTAAAACATTAGCAGAGATTAGAAAAAAACAAATGACTGGTTAG
- the truA gene encoding tRNA pseudouridine(38-40) synthase TruA — protein MQKNFIKIALGIEYDGSFYHGWQSQKIVPSIQEEIEKALSVIANHKINIICAGRTDTGVHSIGQVVHFKTRAVRRISSWIIGTNTYLSDYISVMWAKEVPEYFHARYSAITRSYRYVIYNNSIRSSIFYNKTNHIYKELDVNKMHSEAQFLLGEHNFTSFRALSCQSLSPCRKIIKLNVFRFKSLVIIDIMANSFLHHMVRNIVGSLIEIGISKKKKFWIQELLQKKNRRYAGATAPAKGLYLINVEYPLYFNLPKSRYDDFLKKL, from the coding sequence ATGCAAAAAAATTTTATAAAAATAGCTTTAGGAATTGAATATGATGGAAGTTTTTATCATGGATGGCAAAGTCAAAAAATAGTACCTAGTATTCAAGAAGAAATAGAAAAAGCATTATCTGTTATTGCTAATCATAAAATTAATATAATATGTGCAGGAAGAACTGATACTGGAGTACATAGTATAGGACAAGTTGTACATTTTAAAACTAGAGCAGTGCGTAGAATATCATCTTGGATAATAGGAACAAATACTTATTTATCTGATTATATTTCTGTTATGTGGGCAAAAGAAGTACCAGAATACTTTCATGCTCGTTATAGTGCTATCACACGTTCTTATCGTTATGTAATATATAATAATAGTATTCGTTCTTCTATATTTTATAATAAAACAAATCATATTTATAAAGAACTAGATGTTAATAAAATGCACTCTGAAGCTCAATTTTTATTAGGTGAACATAATTTCACATCATTTAGAGCTCTTAGCTGTCAGTCTTTATCACCTTGTAGGAAAATTATAAAATTAAATGTTTTTCGTTTTAAAAGTTTGGTAATAATTGATATTATGGCAAATTCTTTTTTACATCATATGGTTCGAAATATTGTTGGATCATTAATTGAAATTGGAATTTCTAAGAAAAAAAAATTTTGGATACAAGAATTATTACAAAAAAAAAACAGACGTTATGCAGGAGCAACTGCTCCAGCAAAAGGTTTATATTTAATAAATGTAGAATATCCTTTATATTTTAATTTACCTAAATCAAGATATGATGATTTTTTGAAAAAATTATAA
- a CDS encoding transglycosylase domain-containing protein: protein MTRLINGKIWIFPLSIYGRIINLKPGDLYSQKKILNFLKKRMYKKVKKTMLPGEFSIKNNTIDFIRRSFDFPDIRESEFYIRLYFKQNKLIKIKNIENNHNFNFFRLDPKLIAILKSPQGKKRIFISRNKYPEILVKTLLATEDKYFYKHYGINLSSMGRAFLTNIIAGRIIQGGSTLTQQLVKNLFLTNTRSILRKINEVYMALILDFFYTKDRILELYLNEVYLGQDRNEQIRGFPLASIYYFGRPIDELNLEQYALLVGMVKGASLYNPWENPIITLKRRNLVLFSLYTQKYITKKIYKDISKRPLNVQSKSHAIIPDPNFTQLVCKEFKRKINSSIDNFQVMKIFTTFHSMSQNSLEKSVRLRISILKKQKKIKNLEVTMIVIDRFTREIKTLIGSSQIQFNIYNCALKNRRSIESLSKLIIYLTSLLQPNKYNLNIYITDLRISIKLDNRNYWTLHNNDYRYKRKFIRCFNSN, encoded by the coding sequence ATGACCCGATTAATTAATGGAAAAATATGGATTTTCCCTCTTTCAATATATGGACGCATAATAAATTTAAAACCAGGTGATTTGTATTCTCAGAAAAAAATATTAAATTTTTTAAAAAAAAGGATGTATAAAAAAGTAAAAAAAACAATGTTACCAGGAGAATTTAGTATAAAGAATAACACTATTGATTTTATTAGACGTTCTTTCGATTTTCCTGATATTAGAGAAAGTGAATTTTATATACGATTATATTTTAAACAGAACAAATTAATAAAAATTAAAAATATTGAAAATAATCACAATTTTAATTTTTTTCGTTTAGATCCTAAATTAATTGCAATTTTAAAATCTCCTCAAGGAAAAAAACGTATATTTATTTCTCGTAATAAATATCCAGAAATTTTAGTAAAAACGTTATTAGCAACAGAAGATAAATATTTTTATAAACATTACGGTATCAATTTATCTTCTATGGGTAGAGCATTTTTAACAAATATTATAGCTGGTCGTATAATTCAAGGTGGTAGTACTCTTACTCAGCAATTAGTAAAAAATCTTTTTTTAACTAACACTCGCTCAATTTTGAGAAAAATAAATGAAGTATACATGGCATTGATTTTAGATTTTTTTTATACGAAAGATAGAATTTTAGAATTATATTTAAATGAAGTTTATTTAGGACAAGATCGTAATGAACAAATTCGAGGATTTCCACTTGCAAGTATTTATTATTTTGGTCGACCAATAGATGAATTAAATTTAGAACAATATGCTTTATTAGTTGGCATGGTAAAAGGAGCTTCTTTGTATAATCCTTGGGAAAACCCTATTATTACATTAAAAAGAAGAAATTTAGTTTTATTTTCATTATATACTCAAAAATATATTACAAAAAAAATATATAAAGATATTTCTAAACGTCCATTAAATGTTCAATCTAAAAGTCACGCTATCATTCCTGATCCTAATTTTACGCAACTTGTTTGTAAAGAATTTAAGAGAAAAATTAATAGTAGCATAGATAATTTTCAGGTTATGAAAATATTTACTACTTTTCATTCTATGTCTCAAAATTCACTAGAAAAATCTGTAAGATTAAGAATTTCTATATTAAAAAAACAAAAAAAAATAAAAAATTTAGAAGTAACTATGATAGTTATAGATAGATTTACTCGGGAAATAAAAACTCTTATTGGCAGTTCTCAAATTCAATTTAATATTTATAATTGTGCTTTAAAAAATCGTCGTTCCATTGAATCTTTATCTAAATTAATAATATATTTAACTAGTTTGTTACAACCAAATAAATACAATCTAAATATTTATATTACTGATCTGCGTATTTCAATTAAATTAGATAATCGAAATTATTGGACCCTGCATAATAATGATTATCGTTATAAAAGAAAATTTATTAGATGCTTTAATTCCAATTAA
- the secA gene encoding preprotein translocase subunit SecA, translating to MLIKFLNKIFGNRNDRILKKFNKIVFSINELEKKFEKLSDKNLKEQTKIFRLRLRNGETLDNLLPEAFAVVREASKRVFSMRHFDVQILGGIVLNKQCIAEMRTGEGKTLTSTLPSYLNALSGRGVHIVTMNEYLANRDAKKNTLLFEFLGLTVGLNLSEMSYIDKRNAYLSDITYGTNNEFGFDYLRDNMVTSAKERVQRELHYALVDEVDSILIDEARTPLIISGPSDDSSKLYKEIDKIVPFLISQDKEDSDFFSGKGHFSIDEKSKQVYLTERGLIEVEKILLNKKFMNVGESLYSSNNIILMHHILSALRAHKLFIKDVDYLVKDNDVIIVDEHTGRTMPGRRWSDGLHQAIEAKENVPIKNENQTLASITFQNYFRLYQKIAGMTGTAATESFEFDSIYNLDTIVIPTNKPMIRKDMSDLVYITKKEKFNAIIKDIQNCIKLNKPVLVGTVSIEKSEIISKKLTILNIKHKVLNAKFHAKEAEIIAQAGKLGSVTIATNMAGRGTDIVLGGNLEVELNRYSNLSSKELEKIKKKWKDEHDLVVSLGGLHIIGTERHESRRIDNQLRGRSGRQGDSGSSQFYLSMEDSLMRIFASDKIIHIMKKLGLSSNKAIEHPWVTKAIENAQKKVESRNFDIRKQLLEYDDVMNEQRRAIYFQRNKIIDSKDIKIIIEEILKDVLIKVIIVYIPNGAAKKKWNIINLEKKLNLDFHLCVPFSDWLDTEPELNDKQLTKKIIKFAEINYKNKEYLIGSNNMRMIEKSIMLETLDSLWKEHLSSIDYLRQGIHLRGYAQKDPKQEYKRESFNMFSNMLEELKYEVISFLSKINLSYAKKYIYFNSSFKSISRNTKVSRNQPCVCGSGKKYKHCHGSL from the coding sequence ATGCTAATTAAATTTTTAAATAAAATATTTGGTAATCGCAATGATCGTATTTTAAAAAAGTTTAACAAAATAGTATTTTCTATTAATGAATTAGAAAAAAAATTTGAAAAATTATCTGATAAAAATTTAAAAGAACAAACAAAAATTTTTCGTCTTAGATTAAGAAATGGTGAAACTTTAGATAATTTGTTGCCCGAAGCTTTTGCTGTTGTAAGAGAAGCAAGTAAACGTGTATTCAGTATGCGTCATTTTGACGTACAAATTCTTGGAGGAATAGTTTTAAATAAACAATGTATTGCAGAAATGCGAACAGGTGAAGGGAAAACTTTAACATCTACATTGCCATCTTATTTAAACGCTCTCAGTGGAAGAGGTGTGCATATAGTAACTATGAATGAATATTTAGCTAATAGAGATGCTAAAAAAAATACATTATTATTTGAATTTCTTGGTTTAACAGTAGGCTTGAACTTATCTGAAATGTCTTATATTGATAAAAGAAATGCTTATTTGTCTGATATTACATATGGTACAAACAATGAATTTGGTTTTGATTATTTACGTGATAACATGGTTACATCTGCTAAAGAACGTGTACAGAGAGAATTACATTATGCATTAGTAGATGAAGTAGATTCAATTCTTATTGATGAAGCTAGAACTCCTTTAATTATTTCTGGACCTTCAGACGATAGTTCTAAACTATATAAAGAAATTGATAAAATTGTGCCTTTTTTAATTTCTCAAGATAAAGAAGATTCAGATTTTTTTAGTGGAAAAGGTCATTTTTCTATTGATGAAAAATCTAAACAAGTATATTTAACAGAACGAGGTTTGATAGAAGTTGAGAAAATATTGCTTAATAAAAAATTTATGAATGTAGGAGAATCTTTATATTCTTCTAATAATATAATATTAATGCATCATATTTTATCCGCACTTCGTGCTCATAAATTATTTATTAAGGATGTAGATTATCTTGTAAAAGACAATGATGTTATCATCGTTGATGAACATACCGGTCGAACTATGCCAGGACGCAGATGGTCGGATGGATTGCATCAAGCAATAGAAGCTAAAGAAAACGTACCAATAAAAAATGAAAATCAAACATTAGCATCTATTACTTTTCAAAATTATTTTCGTTTATATCAAAAGATAGCTGGTATGACAGGTACTGCAGCAACAGAATCGTTTGAATTTGATTCTATTTATAATCTTGATACTATTGTAATTCCAACTAATAAACCGATGATTCGTAAAGATATGTCTGATTTAGTCTATATTACTAAAAAAGAAAAATTTAATGCTATTATTAAAGATATACAAAATTGTATAAAATTAAATAAACCTGTTTTAGTTGGTACTGTTTCTATTGAAAAATCAGAAATTATCTCAAAAAAATTAACTATTTTAAATATCAAACATAAAGTTTTAAATGCTAAATTTCATGCTAAAGAAGCTGAAATTATAGCTCAAGCAGGAAAACTTGGATCTGTTACAATTGCTACTAACATGGCTGGTCGGGGAACAGATATAGTACTTGGTGGTAATTTAGAAGTAGAATTAAATCGATATTCAAATTTAAGTTCAAAAGAATTAGAAAAAATTAAAAAAAAATGGAAAGACGAACACGATTTAGTTGTTTCTTTAGGAGGTTTACATATAATTGGTACTGAACGTCATGAATCACGTCGTATCGATAATCAATTAAGAGGACGTTCTGGTCGTCAAGGAGATAGTGGTTCATCACAATTTTATCTCTCAATGGAAGATTCTTTGATGAGAATTTTTGCATCTGATAAAATTATTCATATAATGAAGAAACTAGGATTGTCTTCAAATAAAGCAATAGAACATCCTTGGGTCACAAAAGCCATAGAAAATGCTCAAAAAAAAGTAGAAAGTCGAAATTTTGATATTAGAAAACAATTATTAGAATATGATGATGTAATGAATGAACAACGTCGAGCAATTTATTTTCAACGTAATAAAATAATTGATTCAAAAGATATTAAAATAATAATTGAAGAAATATTAAAAGATGTTTTAATAAAAGTGATTATTGTCTATATACCTAATGGTGCAGCGAAAAAAAAATGGAATATTATTAATTTAGAAAAGAAATTAAATCTTGATTTTCATTTATGCGTACCATTTTCTGACTGGTTAGATACAGAACCTGAATTAAATGATAAACAGCTTACAAAAAAAATTATTAAATTTGCAGAAATTAATTACAAAAATAAAGAATATTTAATTGGTTCAAATAATATGCGTATGATAGAAAAATCTATTATGTTAGAAACATTAGATTCTCTTTGGAAAGAACATTTATCATCTATAGATTATTTAAGACAAGGAATTCATTTAAGAGGTTATGCGCAAAAAGATCCTAAACAAGAATATAAAAGAGAGTCTTTTAATATGTTTTCTAACATGTTAGAAGAACTGAAATATGAAGTTATTTCATTTCTTAGTAAAATTAATTTATCTTATGCAAAAAAATATATATATTTTAATTCTAGTTTCAAATCTATATCTAGAAATACTAAAGTAAGTCGTAATCAACCTTGTGTTTGCGGTTCTGGGAAAAAATATAAACATTGTCATGGAAGTTTATAG
- a CDS encoding NUDIX domain-containing protein encodes MNDKVAIGILIKNNQVYITKGKYKQNIWEFPGGKLKKDENIIHALKREILEEVGIIVLESVFYQRIKYIRCKKKITLYFFFIIKWKGEPYSREGYFYIWKSMRNLKSSHFPPANSKIIAFLKKASVLEIF; translated from the coding sequence ATGAATGATAAGGTAGCGATTGGTATTCTTATAAAAAATAATCAAGTATATATTACTAAAGGAAAATATAAACAGAATATATGGGAGTTTCCAGGTGGAAAACTGAAAAAAGATGAAAATATAATACATGCATTAAAAAGAGAAATTTTAGAAGAAGTGGGAATTATAGTTTTAGAATCTGTTTTTTATCAACGTATAAAGTATATTCGTTGCAAAAAAAAAATAACATTGTATTTTTTTTTCATAATAAAATGGAAAGGTGAACCTTATAGTAGAGAAGGATATTTTTATATTTGGAAATCCATGCGTAATTTAAAATCTTCTCATTTTCCACCTGCAAACTCAAAAATTATAGCTTTCCTTAAAAAAGCATCTGTTTTAGAAATATTTTAA